The DNA segment GATGGAGCTCTGGAGGTCGAAGGGATCCAGCGCCGAGACCGCATCGACGGGAAGCACCACCCGGAACCACCGGAGCGCCGCCGACGCCGCCGTGTAGTGGACGCAGATGTTGGCCACGGTCCCGCAGACGATGACCGTCTCCACTCCGTGCACCCGCAGCTGGTGTTCGAGCGACGTGCCGTAGAAGGCGTCGTAACGGAGCTTGCGCACCACGTACTCGCCGGGCTGGGGCCGGAGCGGCTCCACGATCTCCCAGCCGGGGGTGCCCTCCACCGCGTGCTCGCCCCAGATGTCGAACTCCGGATCCTGGGCGCCGTGGCTGTCCTGGGTGAAGACCCGGAAGGCGCCGGCGCGCCGGGCCCGCTCCAGCAGGTCTCGGATCACGGGGACGGTGCCGGGGGCGTCGGGCACGAAGAGGCGGCCGCCGGGCTCGGCGAAGTCCCGCTGCATGTCCACCACGATGAGGGCGGTGGAGGCCGCGTTCAGCTCCACCGCCTCCGTCACCGGGTACTCAGGAACCTGAAGCTCCACGTGCTCACCTCCAGAGATGCGTCAGAAACCGTCGGGAAGGTAGGTGGTCCGAAGGCCCAGACGGGCGTCGAAAGCCTGAAGAAGCCGCTCCCGGCGCCGCATGGGGCGGTCCGTGCCCATGGGGTCCTCGGGGTCCGGTACGCCGGGGCTGGCGGCCTGGCCGCGGCCCGCCTCCGTTCCCGGCTCCTCCAGCTCCAGCAGGCCCAGGTGCCACGCCTGCAGGGCAGGAAGGTACCCGCTCAGCACCTGGGACCAGACCTGGATGGACCCCCGCAGGACGGGAGCGGACCCTTCGGCCCGGCCGTTGGCCGCCCCTGCCGGAAGCCGCTCGATGGCGCCCCCGGCCAGCGGAACGAGCCAGGTACCCACGTTCCAGGGCGCCAGCTCGTCCGACACCTCCAGGTGAACGGCCGGCACCGGAGGCGTCGCCTGGCCCGGCGCTTCGCCCTGGTCCTCTTCGCCAGCGGGGAACAGGTGGCCCAGGAAACGGTCCATGTCGACGATGCGGAGCATGGCGCCCGCCGCCCGCCGCACCTGGACCCGCGGGTTCACCAGGAGCGGGAGGAGGTCCCAGTCCGAAGGCGCGGCGAGGCTCATGCGGCCGGCCATGGAGTCGTGCTGCACCAGGAAGGAGAGGAGAGCGTGCATCGCTTCGCCGTCTTCCACGGCCCAGTCGTACACGTGCAGGACCCGGCCCGGCGCGGCCTCGAGCGGGGAAGCGGCGGGGGGGTTCTGGAAGCCGTAGACCACGTACGCCCGCACCCGCGGCCTGTCCTCCCACAGGATCGTTCGCCGAGGGCCTGCACCGGCCGGCCCCTGCCGGTGGAGGATCCGCTCGCGCCACCAGAGGGTCTCCCGCAGCAGGGGGCCGTTCCACCGGCTGACGAACCGGCGGTAGAGGGCGTCCATGGCGGGGAGGTCGTCAGGGCCGGCGGGCTGGAAGCGGCCGCCGGGCGGGCGGCGGTAGCGATCCAGCTCCACCAGCGGGATCTCGTAGACGTTCCGGGTGAAGGCCAGCTCCCACCCGTAGCGCCGGTAGAAGGAATAGGAGAAGGGGTAAAGGGCGGAGACGACCTGCCCTTCCTCCCGCATGACGTTCAGGCTCTCGCGCAGCAGGCGGGCCACCAGCCCATGGCGGCGTACCTCGGGCCAGCTGGCCACCGAGGCCACGCCCCCCGTGGGCACCGGACGTCCCTGGAAGAAGGCGAGGAACGGCCAGATCCGGAGGGCGGCCAGCAATCCCCCGCCACCGGGCTCGAAGGCCCCCAGCCCTACGGGAGGCGAGGCGGTCCACTCGCGCCGCTGGGCCTTCTCGTCGCCCTGGAAGGCGAAGGCGTCGAGCGCGGCGTACGGGGCGATGTCCGCCCGGGTGAGACGACGTACGAGAGCCTCCATGCTCGTCCTCCAGCCAAGCGTCAGGGGCGCTCAGGCAGCGACGGCGCCTGGCCGCACAGGGAGCACCCGCGCCCCACCATTGTCTCCCGCTCTACCTGAATGGTGACGTGGTCCAAGCCGAAGCGGTCCCGCAGCATTCCCCGCAGCCGTTCCAGGAGCGCCTGCGGTGCGGCCTCCCGCGCGAGCACCACGTGGCACGAAAGCGCGGGGAAGCCGGACGTGATGGTCCATATGTGAAGGTCGTGGACGCCCGCCACCCCGGGCTGGGCGCACAGCGCCTGCTCCACGGCCTGGTACGACAGGTTGGGGGGCGCCCCCTCCATGAGCACGTTCAGGCTCTCGCGCAGCAGTCGCCAGCCGCTCACGACGATGAGGAGGGCGATCAACCCGCTCACCAGGGGGTCCACCACGTTCCAGCCCGTGAAGGAGATGATCACCGCCGCTCCGATGGCGCCCACGGAGCCGGCCAGGTCCCCGAGCACGTGCAGGAAGGCGCCCCGAAGGTTCAGGTTCTCCCGCCAGTCTCCGCCGTGGAGCATCCAGGCGCTGGCCAGGTTGGCGGCCAGGCCCGCCACGGCCACGGCCAGCATCAGCGGACCCGCCACCTGAGGTGGCTCCAGCAACCGCCGGTACGCCTCATGCAGGATGAGCCCCGAGATGACCAGCAACCCGGCGGCGTTGGCCAGGGCCGCCAGCACCTCGGTACGTCGGTACCCGTACGTCTTCTCTGCCGGAGCAGGACGGCGGGCGAACCAGAAGGCGAAAAGGCTCAGGCCCAGGGCGGCCGCGTCGCTCGCCATGTGCCCCGCGTCCGAGAGGAGGGCGAGGCTGTTGGCGAGCCAGCCGCCCACGGCCTCCAGAACCAGGAAGGCCAGGGTGATCCCCAGGCTCCAGCGGAGGGCTCGTCGGTTGCGGTGGTCTCCGGCTCCATGGACGTGACCGCCGGAGTGAGGGCTCGTGCCGCCGGAAGCCGTTGGAGCCACAGGATCCCTCCTCGGAGGCCCCGACGGGCATGGGACCCCGGGATACCCCGCCCGCCAGGCGCCGCTCGACCTCGACCAACCTCTTCCCAGTGTACGCCTTTTGGCCGGGGAGGGAAAGGTCTTGCTTGACGCGTGCTCGACGCGCTGCCTGCTTGACGCCCTCGGGCGGGGCGGGGGGGCGCGGCACGGCGGGGCGAGGAGCATGATTGGGCCGAAGCCACCCCCGGCGTGAGAGGCCAGAGCGTTCGCCCCGAGACCCTCGCTCCACGGGCGCCGGCGCGTTCCTTCCATACCGCCGGGGGCATACACGACATGTAGGTGACGAACACAAGATCCCACCTACATGTAGGAGGAGACCGCGGCCTCCCGTCGAACCCAGATGGGAACTCTTTGCAGGAGCGTGCCAAGGGGGAGTTACGGTGACGTTGGACGTCAAGGAGGACGCACTGCGGCGGCAGGAGCTGCTGGAGGGGTACCGGGAGGCCGACGGGCCGGAGGATCGCTACTCGGCCGCGCTGGAAGATCCGGGGCGGCCGGCCCCGCCCGTGCGGCTCGAGGGCATCCGCCAGCTCATTTTCCTGGACCGGTACGCCCGGAAGGACCCGGAGCGGCGCTTCAGGCCCGGCGAGCTGGTGGTGGTGCAGGTGAAAGAGGATCCCCGTGCGCCCGAGAAGGAGGCGGGCCGGGTGGTCTCCGCGGGCGAGGGCCGGGTGACGGTGCAGCTGGTGCAGAGCGGCGACGTGATCGAGCGCCCGGCCAAGCTGGTGGAGCGGCCCCTGGAGACCCATCCTTCCCAGATGTGGGACCGCATGGCCTACGCTGCGGCCGCGGCCGAGGAGGAGGGAAGGCACGCTCAGTGGGAGCGAGCCTTCCGCTGGGCGCTGGACGGCTTCCGCTTCGTTCCCGGGGGGCGCATCAGCACCATGCTCGGGACGGGCCAGAACCTGACCGCATTCAACTGCTACGTGATCCCGCTTCAGCCCGACGCGGGTCCCGAAAACGCCGACTCGCGCCGCTCCATCATCGACACCTTGGGGCGCATGGTGGAGATCATGTCCCGGGGGGGCGGCGTGGGCATCAACCTCTCCACCCTACGGCCCCAGCTCGCCCCCGTCCGGGGGGTGAACGGGCGCAGCTCGGGCTCCGTGAGCTGGGGCGGGCTCTTCTCCTTCGCCACGGGGCTGGTGGAGCAGGGGGGTTCAAGGCGCGGCGCTCTCATGGTTATGTTGGACGACTGGCACCCGGACCTGCTCCGCTTCATCCGGGCCAAGCAGGCCATGGGGGCCATCACCAACGCCAACATGTCGGTCTGCGTCAGCGACGCCTTCATGCGGGCCGTCCGGGAGGACGGTGAGTGGGAGCTGGTCTTTCCCGACACCTCGGACCCCGACTACGACCGGCTCTGGGACGGCGACCTGAACGCCTGGCGGGAACGGGGCAAACCCGTGGAGGTGCACGAGCGCGTGCGGGCCCGGGAGGTGTGGAACGAGATCGTCACCTCCGCCTGGAAGAGCGCCGAGCCCGGTGTGGTCTTCATCGACCGGTACAACGAGTACTCCAATGCCCGCTACTACGCCCGCATCGCCTGCACGAACCCCTGCTTCGCCGGCCCGACCCGCCTGGCCACCGCCCAGGGGTACCTGACGATGGAGGAGCTCTACCGGGCGGGGACGTCCCTCTGGGTGGCGACCGACGGGCGTGCGGCGGGCACGCTGGAAGAGGCGGTGGGTGGGGGCCGCTACACCCCTCCCGGGGTGACCCTCCGCCCGGCGGGCCCTGCCTTCCTGACCCGACGGAACGCACCCGTGCTCCGTCTGGAGACCGCCCACGGCCTCTCGGTCACGGCCACGCCGGACCACCGCTTCCTCACGCCCGCCGGTTACGTGGAGCTGCAGGACCTGCACCCTGGCGATGTGCTCTACCTTCAGTCCGGCGAGGGCGCCTGGGCCCGGGACGACCGGCTCCCCGACACGGCGCGGCCTGCTCGGCGGGAGGGCCGCTTGGAGGCACGGATGAGCCGGGACGAGGCGACCCCGCCGGAGCGCTGGACCCGGGAGGTGGGGCAGTTCCTGGGCTGGGCCACGGGGGGCGGGTACACCTACGACAACCGGGGCAAGCCGGTGCTGGCCCTCCTTTTCGGCCCCGCCGAGACCGAGCTCATCCCCCGCTTCCGGGGCCTGGTGCGCGGCTGGTTCGGGGTGGAGGGTAGTGTGAGCACCCGGAACCAAACCGTCCGCCTTCAGTACGATGCGAGCGTGGCCCGCTTCGCCCGGGCGCTCGGCCTGGAGGCCCGCCGGGCTCCCGAGAAACGCGTTCCCGAGAGCCTGTGGCAGGCGCCCCGGGAGGCGGTGGTCGGGTTCCTGCAGGGGCTCTTCACGTCCAATGGTGCGGTCAACGTCTCGGCGGCCAAGGGCTCGTGCAACGTGCGGCTAGCCAGCAGCTCACGCGAGCTCCTGGCCGACGTGCAGCTCCTGCTCCTCAACCTGGGGATCGTCAGCCGGCTCCACCTGAGGCGCCGGCCTGGGCTGCAGATCCTCCCCGACGGCCGGCGCCGGCCCCGGGCGCACGCCACCGCTGGGCAGCACGAGCTCCTGATCGACAAGGCCAACCGGGATCGGTTCGCCCGGGAGGTGGGTTTCCTCAGCCGGGCCAAGCAGGAGCGGCTGGAGGCGTTCATCTCCGCGAAGACCCGCCGGTCCAACGGGGAGCCCTTCACCACCCGGGTCGTTCGGGTGGTGCCCGCCGGAAGGGCGAACGTCTACGACCTCACGGAGCCCGTGACCCACTCGGTGATCGCGGGCGGTCTCGTGGCCCACAACTGCGGCGAGCAGGGCCTGCCACCCTTCGGCGTCTGCAACCTGGGCCACGTCAACCTGGCCCGTTTCGTGGAAGGGCCGGCCGGCGAAGCCAGGGTGCTGTGGGACGAGCTCGCCCGCGCGGTCTGGCTGGGGGTGCGCTTCCTGGACAACGTCATCGACATCACCCCCTACTTCCTGGCCGAGAACGAGGCCCTCCAGAAGGGCGAGCGGCGGGTGGGGCTGGGCACCATGGGCCTGGGGGAGATGCTGATCCGGCTGGGGATCCGCTACGGGTCCGACGAGTCCCTGGCCTTCATGGACCGCCTCTACGGCTTCATCGCCCGGCACGCCTACCGGGCGTCGGTGCACCTGGCGCAGGAGAAGGGCACCTTCCCCCGCTTCCAGGCGGACGGCTTCCTCTCTTCGGCCTTCATGCGGGCCATGCCCCACGAGATCCAGGAAGCGGTGCGGGCCCACGGGATCCGGAACGTGACCCTCATCACCCAGGCACCCACGGGCACCACGGGCAGCATGGTGGGGACCAGCACCGGCATCGAGCCCTACTACTCGTGGACGTACTACCGGAAGGGCCGGTTGGGTCGCAAGCGGGTGGTGGAACCGGTGGTGGCGGACGTGCTGGGGCTCGGGCCCGAGGAGGCGGAGCGGTTGGACCTCTCGGAAACCCGGCTTCCCGGAGCCTTCGTGACCGCCCTCGAGCTCACCCCCGAGGAGCACGTGCGGGTTCAGGCGGTGGCCCAGCGCTGGTGCGACTCGAGCATCTCCAAGACAGCCAACCTGCCGGCGGATTATAGCGTAGAGCAGACCGAGGCCATCTACCGGCTCGCCTACGAGCTGGGGTGCAAGGGGGTGACCATCTACCGGGACCGGTCGCGGGACGAGCAGGTGCTTTCGACGACGTGACGATCCGCGGCGTAGGCACGGAGGCGGAAAGGCAGTGCCACGAGCGACGTCGCCGGACAGGGCCGGAGCCTGCCCGAATGGGTGACTCCGGTCCTGTCCGGCCGGTCACTCGCTGAGCCCGAGCTTGCGCTGAAGTTCGAGGAGGGACGGAAACGGGCGACGCCAGAGCAGCCCTACTTCGATCCAAAAGCCGGGTACCGTCTGTGAGACGTAAACGCCCTGGGCGTTAGGGTGCAGGCGATCGTATCGGCCATCGGAGCCCAGGAAGAAGAAGTCCGCTCGCTCTTCTTCCGGATCAAGGAGCCAGTACTCGCGCACACCACCCGCCTCGTACTCGGCGTACTTCTCACCCCGATCCCGCTGACGGCTTTCGGGCGAGACGATCTCGACCACCAGATCCGCGGGCCCCTCCAGGAACGTCCCCTTAAGCCGGTCCAGGTGCTCGCGACTGACGAAAAGCAGATCAGGTTGGCGGCCGGGAAGCTCCGGCCCCGTCTTCATCTGGAACGGAGCCGCCACAACGACACCGAGGTTCTTCTCCTGAACATAGACGCCCAAGAGCTGCGTGAGAAAGCGCGAAAGCTCCTGGTGACGTAAACTCGCCGGGCTGGACATGATCACCTCTCCGTCGATCCACTCCGCCAGGGTGTCCTCGTCGCACCATTCGAGGAATTCCTCGTAGGTGAGGCGACGGCTGGGGGCCTCTGGGTTTCCCCTTCCGGAGCTTTCGGGGTGAAGGGCCGTCTCCTTCTGGGCCACGATGCATCCCTTCCCGACCTGGCAGCGTGAGACGGAGAGCCTCACCTCAAGTATACCAGACCGCCACGCCCGCGGCCACCGCCCCCCTCCGGCCAACGGCATCGCGCCCCACCAGCCCGGGCGCTTCGCGCACGTCGCAGCGCTCCGTGCGCTACCCCTCGCTTCCCGTCCGCCGCTCGAAGGGCCGTGCCTGCCCCAGGACCAGCCCGACCCCGTGGATCGGCAGGAGGTAGAAGAGGGCGAAGAAGAGCACGTCCCGCACCGCGGTGATCTGGGCAAGGGTGGACGCCGTGGCCTCGGCGGGCAGGGCGAGCCCGGTGAGAGCCCACAGGGCGAGAGGCAGGTGAAAGACGAGCTCGGCCAGCGAACAGCCCAGCGCCCGGGGGAACCTGCCGGCCAGTCGCCCCGTCGCGTAGCCGGTGAGGAGCGGGATCAGGAGCATCAGGAACCGGGAGAAAGGCAGGTACACGCCCAGGGCGAAGGCGGCGCTGGCCCCGGCCAGGGAGGCTCCCCCCAGGATGGACACCGCCGCGGTTGCAGCGCCGATCACGGTGCCTCACCTGCAAGCGGGTGAAGCTCCGTTTCGATCCCTACGCCCAGCACCCGGGAGAAGCCTCGCTCGGTCACCCGCACCAGGAGGCCGCCCCGGAGGGCCAGCCTCAGGGGGCGGGGCGCGGCTTCCTCGGGTCGGGGCTCGCGGGTCGTGCCTTCGGCTTCCGAACCAGGGCGTCCGATGCCTGCGGCCAGCTGATTCAGGTCCTCCAGCACCTCTGGGTGCATCTGCTGGATCACCTGGAAGCGGGCCGAGGTTCCCGGTGGGAGCGCGACCGGGCCGGGGCGCAGGTCCGAGGGCGTCACGGTGTAGTATCCGAGGTAACGACTTGCGTCGCCCCCGAAGACCTGGAACTCGAGGGAGACCACCTCCATGCGGGCGCTCCGGGAAGGGTTGGCGAAGGTGAGTTCGAGGCGGATCTGCCCGGTCTGCTGCACGAGGGAGGCATCGCGAACGCGGGCTTCCATGAGATAGGTGGAGAGCACCACGTCCCGGTAAGCGGCCCGGGCGGAAGCGTACCCGAGGCCGGCCGCGGCCAGGGCGGCCAGCAGGGCGGCCCAAGCCCACCAGGGTCCGGCGCCGTCCCCTCGCCGTGCCATTGATGCCCACCTCCGGAAGGTTCACTGCGTCAGAGACCCAAGACCCCGGAGTTCGGTAGTGGGGAGGCTCAAACCTCGTAGCTCAAACCTCGTAACATGCTACCCAGTGCCCCGGAGCCTTCTCTTCCAGCGGCGGGTGGTCCTCCCGCCGGCAGCGTTCGGTCGCGATGGGGCAGCGGTCGTAGAAGCGGCAGCGAGGCTCCGGGTCGATGGGGCGGCTCACCCCGCCCTTCACGTCCACCCGGGGTCGGCGGTAGTCGGGGTCGGGCTCGGGTACCGCTGCCATCAGCGCTCGGGTGTATGGGTGGAGGGGATTCTGAATCACGTCCTCGGTGGGCCCCTGTTCCACCACCTTGCCGAGGTACATGACGGCGATGCCCTCGCAGAGGTAGCGGGCCACGGCCAGGTCGTGAGTGATGTAGAGGAAGCTCATCTGGAACTCCCGGCGGAGCCGGTCCAGGAGCTTCATCACCCCGGTGCGGATGGAGACGTCGAGCATCGACGTCGGCTCGTCGGCCACGATGAACGAAGGCTCCAGCACCAGGGCCCGGGCGATGGCCACCCGCTGCCTCTGGCCGCCCGAGAGTTCGTGCGGAAACCGAAACATGAAAGCGTCGGGGGGCGTGATGCCCACGTGCATCAGCATACGGGCCACCTGCTCCTCCCGGTCCTGCAGGCGCCCGATGCCGTGCACCGCCAGGGGCTCGGCCACCGCGTCGTACACGGTCATACGGGGGTTCAGCGACTGGTAGGGATCCTGAAAGATCATCTGCACCCGCCGGCGGAAGGCCCGCAGGCCCTCGGGTTGGAGAGCCGGCACATCCATCCCTTCGATGCGGATGCTCCCGGCCGTCGGCTTCTCGAGGCGGGTCAGGAGCCGGCCCGTGGTGGTCTTCCCGCAGCCCGACTCGCCCACCAGACCGAACATCTCCCCACGGCGTACCTGGAAGCTCACCCCGTCCACCGCGTGGACGAAGTGCCTGGCCTTGCGGAAGAGGCCAGCGGAGAGGGGGTAGTGCTTGACGAGGTCCTTCACCTCGGCCACGATCTCGCCCGATGACGTTGTTTGAGCGAACTCAGCCTCCACAGCCACGGGGACCCTCCTCCCTCGACCCGCACTCACTCGAATCCGATGGGATGCCAGCACGCCGCCCGGTGCTGCGGCTCGTACTCCACCAGGCCCGGAACCTCCGCGCGGCACCGGTCGGTGGCCAGCGGGCAGCGGGGGTGGAAGGGGCAGCCCGCAGGCGGCTCGAGCAGATTGGGCGGTTCACCCGGGATGGAGCGCAGCTCCCGCTTCTCCCCGCGAATGCTGGGGAAGGCCTGCATCAGCCCATCGGTGTAGGGGTGGATCGGCCGGTGGAAGACCGCTTGGCCGGGGCCCACCTCCACAAGGCGGCCGGCATACATCACGCCCACCAGGTCGCTCACCTCGGCGATCACCGCGATGTCGTGGGAGATGTAGATCATGGACATGTGCAGCTCCCGGCGGACCCGGTCGATCTCTTTCAGGATCCGGTCCTGAACGATCACGTCCAGGGCCGTGGTGGGCTCGTCGGCGATGACGAGCCTGGGGCGGCTCGCGAGGGCCATGGCGATCACCGCCCGTTGCTTCATGCCCCCGGAGTACTCGTGGGGATACTGGTTGATCCGCGAGCGATCGAGCCCGACCATCTCGAAGAGCTCACCCACCCGCGCCCGGGCCTCGTCGTCGGTGACGCGGGGTTCGTGGGCCTGGATCGCTTCCACGATCTGATCTCCAACGGTGAGCACGGGGTTCCAGGCGTTCATGGCCGCCTGGAAGATCATGGAGATCTCGCGCCAGCGCACGTGGCGCATCTCATCCTCGGAAAGCGGTACCAGGTTCCGGCCCTGAATGCGGATGCTCCCTTTCACCACCTCCGCATTGTCGGGAAGGAGCTTCATGATGGACATGGCCACCGAGGTCTTCCCGCAGCCCGACTCGCCCACCAACCCCAGGGAGGCCCCTTCGGGGAGGGAGAAGCTCACCTCCTCCACCGCGGCCACGGAGCCGCGCCGGGTATGGTAGCGCATGGTCAGGTCGTCGAGGGCGAGGATGGGTTCCGGCATGATCTCACCTCTTGCGGAGGCGGGGGTTGAAGACGGTCTCAAGGCCCCGGCCCACCAGATAGAAAGCAGCGCAGAACAGGGTGATAGCCAACCCCGACGGCGCCCAGAGCCACCAGTAGTGGGCAAAATCCAGAAGGTACCCGCCGGTGTTGGCCGTGTCGATCATGAGGCCCCAGCTCATCCGGACGTTAAGCAGGCCGAAGAAGGAGAGAGTGGCCTCGGATGCGATGGCGCCCGTAACGTTGAACATCATGTAGAGGAACGAGATCGGCATGACATTGGGAATGATGTGGGTGCGCAGGATGTGGAAGTCGCTTCCCCCTGCCACCCGGGCGGCGTCGATGTAGGGGCGCACGCCCACCGAAAGGGCCTGGGACTTGAGCACGATGGTGATGGGGCCGAACCCTCCCAGCACCCCCAGGACGATGGCGAGCTGCAGCACGTCCAGAGGCCAGGCGGAGCTCACCACGATGAGGATGGGGATGGCGGGGAAGAGGAGGAAGAGGTCGGCCAGGCGCATGAAGAAGGTATCGGTGAAGCCTCCGTAGTAGGCCGCCGCCGTTCCCACCATGGTGCCGATCACCACCGTCACCACGGCGGCCAGCAACCCCAGCGCAAACTCCCGGGAGGTGCTGTAGGCAAGCTGGCTGAAGACATCCCGCCCGTACGGGTCGGTGCCGAGCCAGTGTCTGAGGCTGGGCTCGGAAGGATGGGTGAAGACCTCGAAGTCGAAGCCGGTGACGGGATCGTAGACCATGGGGTTCCAATAGAACCGCATGAGCAGGGGGTAGCTCGCCGCCAGAAGGATGAAGAAGAGGATCAGCCCGAGCCCGATGGGGCCCAGACGGCTCTCCCAGAAGGCCTCCCACGTGCCTCCCAACCCCTTGCGCCACAACCGCATCCGGACCCGCCAGAGCGGCTCCGGGTGGACCAACCCGCCCTGCGTTCCGACCTTGACCTCAGCCACGTCGATCACCATCCCCACTTGCCGCGGCCGCGCTCACGTGGACAGCGCGTCGGGCGTTACGCGCGCCGCGGCGGCTGCGGCGCGTTCAGGCGCTCTGCTCCTCATGCCCCGCGATCCGGATGCGGGGGTCCAGCACGGCCGAGAGGACGTCGACCAGGAGGTGTGCCAGGAGCACGAAGATCCCCAGGAAGGCGTAGGACCCCGTCACCAGGGGCAGGTCCTGGGCGATGGCGGCGTCGAAGAGCGTCCGTCCCAGGCCGGGCCACGAGAAGATGGTCTCGGTGACGATGCCTCCGCCCAGGACGAAGCCCATGCTGAGCACGAAGTTGGTCATCACCGGCAGGATCGCCGTGCGGGCGGCATAGCGGTCGCGCACGACCCGGTCCGGCAGGCCCTTGGCCCGTGCCGCCATCACGTAGTCCTCCCGGATGGTCTCCATCATCGAGTCGCGCATCAG comes from the Limnochorda pilosa genome and includes:
- a CDS encoding cysteine hydrolase family protein, whose product is MELQVPEYPVTEAVELNAASTALIVVDMQRDFAEPGGRLFVPDAPGTVPVIRDLLERARRAGAFRVFTQDSHGAQDPEFDIWGEHAVEGTPGWEIVEPLRPQPGEYVVRKLRYDAFYGTSLEHQLRVHGVETVIVCGTVANICVHYTAASAALRWFRVVLPVDAVSALDPFDLQSSIRQTAFLFQGTITRAAGIRFATPGGPAA
- a CDS encoding GNAT family N-acetyltransferase, yielding MEALVRRLTRADIAPYAALDAFAFQGDEKAQRREWTASPPVGLGAFEPGGGGLLAALRIWPFLAFFQGRPVPTGGVASVASWPEVRRHGLVARLLRESLNVMREEGQVVSALYPFSYSFYRRYGWELAFTRNVYEIPLVELDRYRRPPGGRFQPAGPDDLPAMDALYRRFVSRWNGPLLRETLWWRERILHRQGPAGAGPRRTILWEDRPRVRAYVVYGFQNPPAASPLEAAPGRVLHVYDWAVEDGEAMHALLSFLVQHDSMAGRMSLAAPSDWDLLPLLVNPRVQVRRAAGAMLRIVDMDRFLGHLFPAGEEDQGEAPGQATPPVPAVHLEVSDELAPWNVGTWLVPLAGGAIERLPAGAANGRAEGSAPVLRGSIQVWSQVLSGYLPALQAWHLGLLELEEPGTEAGRGQAASPGVPDPEDPMGTDRPMRRRERLLQAFDARLGLRTTYLPDGF
- a CDS encoding cation diffusion facilitator family transporter, whose protein sequence is MAPTASGGTSPHSGGHVHGAGDHRNRRALRWSLGITLAFLVLEAVGGWLANSLALLSDAGHMASDAAALGLSLFAFWFARRPAPAEKTYGYRRTEVLAALANAAGLLVISGLILHEAYRRLLEPPQVAGPLMLAVAVAGLAANLASAWMLHGGDWRENLNLRGAFLHVLGDLAGSVGAIGAAVIISFTGWNVVDPLVSGLIALLIVVSGWRLLRESLNVLMEGAPPNLSYQAVEQALCAQPGVAGVHDLHIWTITSGFPALSCHVVLAREAAPQALLERLRGMLRDRFGLDHVTIQVERETMVGRGCSLCGQAPSLPERP
- a CDS encoding LAGLIDADG family homing endonuclease → MTLDVKEDALRRQELLEGYREADGPEDRYSAALEDPGRPAPPVRLEGIRQLIFLDRYARKDPERRFRPGELVVVQVKEDPRAPEKEAGRVVSAGEGRVTVQLVQSGDVIERPAKLVERPLETHPSQMWDRMAYAAAAAEEEGRHAQWERAFRWALDGFRFVPGGRISTMLGTGQNLTAFNCYVIPLQPDAGPENADSRRSIIDTLGRMVEIMSRGGGVGINLSTLRPQLAPVRGVNGRSSGSVSWGGLFSFATGLVEQGGSRRGALMVMLDDWHPDLLRFIRAKQAMGAITNANMSVCVSDAFMRAVREDGEWELVFPDTSDPDYDRLWDGDLNAWRERGKPVEVHERVRAREVWNEIVTSAWKSAEPGVVFIDRYNEYSNARYYARIACTNPCFAGPTRLATAQGYLTMEELYRAGTSLWVATDGRAAGTLEEAVGGGRYTPPGVTLRPAGPAFLTRRNAPVLRLETAHGLSVTATPDHRFLTPAGYVELQDLHPGDVLYLQSGEGAWARDDRLPDTARPARREGRLEARMSRDEATPPERWTREVGQFLGWATGGGYTYDNRGKPVLALLFGPAETELIPRFRGLVRGWFGVEGSVSTRNQTVRLQYDASVARFARALGLEARRAPEKRVPESLWQAPREAVVGFLQGLFTSNGAVNVSAAKGSCNVRLASSSRELLADVQLLLLNLGIVSRLHLRRRPGLQILPDGRRRPRAHATAGQHELLIDKANRDRFAREVGFLSRAKQERLEAFISAKTRRSNGEPFTTRVVRVVPAGRANVYDLTEPVTHSVIAGGLVAHNCGEQGLPPFGVCNLGHVNLARFVEGPAGEARVLWDELARAVWLGVRFLDNVIDITPYFLAENEALQKGERRVGLGTMGLGEMLIRLGIRYGSDESLAFMDRLYGFIARHAYRASVHLAQEKGTFPRFQADGFLSSAFMRAMPHEIQEAVRAHGIRNVTLITQAPTGTTGSMVGTSTGIEPYYSWTYYRKGRLGRKRVVEPVVADVLGLGPEEAERLDLSETRLPGAFVTALELTPEEHVRVQAVAQRWCDSSISKTANLPADYSVEQTEAIYRLAYELGCKGVTIYRDRSRDEQVLSTT
- a CDS encoding Uma2 family endonuclease — its product is MAQKETALHPESSGRGNPEAPSRRLTYEEFLEWCDEDTLAEWIDGEVIMSSPASLRHQELSRFLTQLLGVYVQEKNLGVVVAAPFQMKTGPELPGRQPDLLFVSREHLDRLKGTFLEGPADLVVEIVSPESRQRDRGEKYAEYEAGGVREYWLLDPEEERADFFFLGSDGRYDRLHPNAQGVYVSQTVPGFWIEVGLLWRRPFPSLLELQRKLGLSE
- a CDS encoding ABC transporter ATP-binding protein; the protein is MEAEFAQTTSSGEIVAEVKDLVKHYPLSAGLFRKARHFVHAVDGVSFQVRRGEMFGLVGESGCGKTTTGRLLTRLEKPTAGSIRIEGMDVPALQPEGLRAFRRRVQMIFQDPYQSLNPRMTVYDAVAEPLAVHGIGRLQDREEQVARMLMHVGITPPDAFMFRFPHELSGGQRQRVAIARALVLEPSFIVADEPTSMLDVSIRTGVMKLLDRLRREFQMSFLYITHDLAVARYLCEGIAVMYLGKVVEQGPTEDVIQNPLHPYTRALMAAVPEPDPDYRRPRVDVKGGVSRPIDPEPRCRFYDRCPIATERCRREDHPPLEEKAPGHWVACYEV
- a CDS encoding ABC transporter ATP-binding protein; this encodes MPEPILALDDLTMRYHTRRGSVAAVEEVSFSLPEGASLGLVGESGCGKTSVAMSIMKLLPDNAEVVKGSIRIQGRNLVPLSEDEMRHVRWREISMIFQAAMNAWNPVLTVGDQIVEAIQAHEPRVTDDEARARVGELFEMVGLDRSRINQYPHEYSGGMKQRAVIAMALASRPRLVIADEPTTALDVIVQDRILKEIDRVRRELHMSMIYISHDIAVIAEVSDLVGVMYAGRLVEVGPGQAVFHRPIHPYTDGLMQAFPSIRGEKRELRSIPGEPPNLLEPPAGCPFHPRCPLATDRCRAEVPGLVEYEPQHRAACWHPIGFE
- a CDS encoding ABC transporter permease: MAEVKVGTQGGLVHPEPLWRVRMRLWRKGLGGTWEAFWESRLGPIGLGLILFFILLAASYPLLMRFYWNPMVYDPVTGFDFEVFTHPSEPSLRHWLGTDPYGRDVFSQLAYSTSREFALGLLAAVVTVVIGTMVGTAAAYYGGFTDTFFMRLADLFLLFPAIPILIVVSSAWPLDVLQLAIVLGVLGGFGPITIVLKSQALSVGVRPYIDAARVAGGSDFHILRTHIIPNVMPISFLYMMFNVTGAIASEATLSFFGLLNVRMSWGLMIDTANTGGYLLDFAHYWWLWAPSGLAITLFCAAFYLVGRGLETVFNPRLRKR